The following coding sequences lie in one Arabidopsis thaliana chromosome 3, partial sequence genomic window:
- the PHS2 gene encoding alpha-glucan phosphorylase 2 (alpha-glucan phosphorylase 2 (PHS2); FUNCTIONS IN: phosphorylase activity, transferase activity, transferring glycosyl groups; INVOLVED IN: response to cadmium ion, response to water deprivation; LOCATED IN: cytosol, chloroplast; EXPRESSED IN: 24 plant structures; EXPRESSED DURING: 14 growth stages; CONTAINS InterPro DOMAIN/s: Glycosyl transferase, family 35 (InterPro:IPR000811), Glycogen/starch/alpha-glucan phosphorylase (InterPro:IPR011833); BEST Arabidopsis thaliana protein match is: Glycosyl transferase, family 35 (TAIR:AT3G29320.1); Has 5792 Blast hits to 5741 proteins in 1741 species: Archae - 74; Bacteria - 3953; Metazoa - 555; Fungi - 138; Plants - 232; Viruses - 2; Other Eukaryotes - 838 (source: NCBI BLink).) — MANANGKAATSLPEKISAKANPEADDATEIAGNIVYHAKYSPHFSPLKFGPEQALYATAESLRDRLIQLWNETYVHFNKVDPKQTYYLSMEYLQGRALTNAIGNLNLQGPYADALRTLGYELEEIAEQEKDAALGNGGLGRLASCFLDSMATLNLPAWGYGLRYRHGLFKQIITKKGQEEIPEDWLEKFSPWEIVRHDVVFPVRFFGKVQVNPDGSRKWVDGDVVQALAYDVPIPGYGTKNTISLRLWEAKARAEDLDLFQFNEGEYELAAQLHSRAQQICTVLYPGDATENGKLLRLKQQFFLCSASLQDIISRFHERSTTEGSRKWSEFPSKVAVQMNDTHPTLAIPELMRLLMDDNGLGWDEAWDVTSKTVAYTNHTVLPEALEKWSQSLMWKLLPRHMEIIEEIDKRFVQTIRDTRVDLEDKISSLSILDNNPQKPVVRMANLCVVSSHTVNGVAQLHSDILKAELFADYVSIWPNKFQNKTNGITPRRWLRFCSPELSDIITKWLKTDKWITDLDLLTGLRQFADNEELQSEWASAKTANKKRLAQYIERVTGVSIDPTSLFDIQVKRIHEYKRQLMNILGVVYRFKKLKEMKPEERKKTVPRTVMIGGKAFATYTNAKRIVKLVNDVGDVVNSDPEVNEYLKVVFVPNYNVTVAEMLIPGSELSQHISTAGMEASGTSNMKFALNGCLIIGTLDGANVEIREEVGEENFFLFGATADQVPRLRKEREDGLFKPDPRFEEAKQFVKSGVFGSYDYGPLLDSLEGNTGFGRGDYFLVGYDFPSYMDAQAKVDEAYKDRKGWLKMSILSTAGSGKFSSDRTIAQYAKEIWNIEACPVP; from the exons ATGGCAAACGCCAATGGAAAAGCTGCGACTAGTTTACCGGAGAAAATCTCGGCTAAGGCGAATCCGGAGGCCGATGATGCTACGGAGATCGCTGGGAATATCGTCTACCACGCCAAGTACAGTCCACATTTCTCTCCATTGAAGTTCGGGCCTGAGCAAGCTCTCTACGCTACCGCAGAGAGTCTTCGCGATCGTCTCATTCAG CTGTGGAATGAGACTTATGTTCATTTTAACAAAGTTGATCCAAAACAAACTTATTACTTGTCAATGGAGTATCTCCAAGGTCGTGCTTTGACCAATGCCATTGGGAATTTGAACCTTCAAGGTCCATATGCTGATGCACTGCGTACGCTGGGTTATGAGCTTGAGGAGATAGCTGAGCAG GAGAAAGATGCAGCTCTAGGAAATGGTGGGTTAGGGAGACTTGCCTCGTGTTTCTTGGATTCGATGGCCACCCTAAATCTGCCTGCTTGGGGTTATGGTTTGAGGTACAGACATGGGTTGTTTAAGCAAATAATCACAAAGAAAGGTCAAGAAGAGATTCCAGAGGACTGGCTTGAG AAATTCAGCCCATGGGAAATTGTGAGGCACGACGTGGTATTCCCTGTCAGATTTTTCGGCAAGGTGCAAGTAAATCCGGATGGATC AAGGAAATGGGTAGATGGTGATGTTGTACAAGCTCTTGCTTATGACGTGCCAATCCCGGGATATGGCACAAAGAACACAATCAGTCTCCGTCTCTGGGAAGCAAAAGCTAGAGCTGAGGATCTTGATCTTTTTCAGTTCAACGAAGGAGAATATGAATTGGCTGCACAGCTTCATTCTCGAGCTCAACAG ATTTGCACTGTTTTATATCCAGGAGATGCTACCGAGAATGGGAAGTTATTACGGTTAAAACAGCAGTTCTTTCTCTGCAGTGCTTCGCTTCAG GATATTATATCAAGATTTCACGAGAGGAGCACCACTGAAGGCAGCCGGAAATGGTCAGAGTTTCCAAGTAAAGTTGCTGTTCAAATGAATGACACACACCCAACTCTTGCAATACCTGAGCTCATGCGATTGCTAATGGATGACAATGGACTTGGATGGGATGAGGCTTGGGATGTGACatcaaa GACCGTTGCTTACACCAATCACACTGTCCTTCCTGAAGCGTTGGAGAAATGGTCACAATCTTTGATGTGGAAGCTTCTTCCTCGTCATATGGAAATAATAGAAGAGATTGACAAGAGG TTTGTTCAAACCATTCGCGATACAAGAGTTGATCTGGAGGATAAGATTTCAAGTTTGAGCATCTTAGATAACAATCCACAAAAGCCTGTGGTGAGAATGGCTAACTTATGTGTTGTATCCTCGCATACG GTGAATGGCGTTGCTCAGTTACACAGTGATATCTTGAAGGCTGAGTTATTCGCAGACTATGTCTCTATATGGCCaaacaagtttcaaaacaagACTAATGGCATCACACCTCGAAGGTGGTTACGTTTCTGCAGCCCTGAGCTCAGTGATATAATCACAAAGTGGTTAAAGACTGACAAATGGATTACCGATCTTGACCTACTTACCGGTCTTCGCCAG tttGCGGACAATGAAGAACTCCAATCTGAATGGGCTTCTGCAAAGACAGCCAATAAGAAACGTTTGGCTCAATATATAGAGCGTGTGACTGGTGTGAGTATCGATCCAACAAGCTTATTTGACATACAAGTTAAGCGTATCCACGAATACAAGAGGCAGCTGATGAACATTCTTGGAGTAGTATACAGATTCAAGAAACTAAAG GAGATGAAGCCTgaggagaggaagaaaacaGTTCCTCGTACTGTCATGATTGGGGGTAAAGCATTTGCCACCTATACAAATGCAAAACGGATAGTGAAGCTGGTGAATGATGTTGGTGATGTTGTTAACAGCGATCCAGAGGTCAACGAATACCTAAAG GTGGTATTTGTTCCAAACTACAATGTCACTGTAGCGGAGATGCTAATACCCGGAAGTGAGCTATCTCAACACATCAGCACAGCAGGCATGGAGGCAAGTGGTACCAGCAATATGAAATTCGCTCTCAACGGTTGTCTTATTATAGGAACCCTTGATGGGGCTAATGTTGAGATAAGAGAGGAGGTTGGCGAagaaaatttctttctttttggtgcaACGGCCGATCAGGTCCCTCGACTGCGTAAAGAACGAGAAGACGGACTG TTCAAACCCGATCCTCGGTTCGAAGAGGCAAAGCAGTTTGTCAAAAGTGGAGTGTTTGGGAGCTACGATTATGGTCCACTCCTTGATTCTCTTGAGGGTAACACAGGTTTTGGACGTGGTGATTACTTCCTGGTTGGGTATGACTTCCCCAGCTACATGGACGCTCAGGCCAAAGTTGACGAAGCTTATAA GGACCGGAAGGGGTGGCTGAAAATGTCGATATTGAGCACAGCCGGGTCAGGAAAGTTCAGCAGTGACCGTACAATAGCTCAGTATGCCAAAGAGATTTGGAACATTGAGGCTTGTCCTGTTCCCTAA